The following coding sequences are from one Candidatus Ozemobacteraceae bacterium window:
- a CDS encoding alpha/beta fold hydrolase has translation MNDTLSKSAARLLEATAANIDLAGRIIEKNLDSVLSGSSATRDEPYRGATTVEEIFRFDSMKLLRYSGTAPVTCTTPLVLVPSLINRAYIMDLMPSATLAGHLREAGIQVYLLDWGTPGPQHDHLPFRFFVDDLIGMAVREACRDTGAKKASLLGYCMGGTMSLLHAALHPNRIERLIMLAAPVNFHDEGPLSAWARKDAFDVDTLVDVLGHADSAMLQSSFQLIKPFSGYQKWKNVFEGSLDAKAAESIVALESWLNDNVNVPGEAYRGYVKLCYHDNAIRNRRFDFDGIEIDLENLSIPVMNVMASKDHIVPIESSRCLSQLVSGPVTDLVIDAGHIGVVMGRKARGMFESVAKFHSTV, from the coding sequence ATGAACGACACCCTCTCGAAAAGCGCGGCCAGGCTTCTCGAAGCGACGGCCGCCAACATCGACCTCGCCGGCCGCATCATCGAGAAGAATCTCGACTCGGTCCTTTCCGGCTCATCTGCAACGCGTGACGAACCGTATCGCGGCGCAACAACGGTCGAGGAGATCTTCCGGTTCGACTCGATGAAACTCCTGCGCTACAGCGGCACGGCCCCCGTCACCTGCACAACGCCGCTGGTGCTCGTTCCCTCTCTCATCAACCGCGCCTACATCATGGATCTGATGCCCTCCGCAACACTGGCCGGCCATCTTCGAGAGGCGGGAATCCAGGTCTACCTGCTCGATTGGGGCACGCCGGGCCCGCAGCACGACCACCTGCCGTTCCGTTTCTTCGTCGACGACCTCATCGGCATGGCCGTCCGCGAAGCCTGCCGCGATACCGGCGCCAAAAAAGCGTCGCTTCTCGGCTACTGCATGGGCGGCACCATGTCGCTCCTCCACGCCGCGCTCCACCCGAACCGCATCGAGCGGCTCATCATGCTCGCCGCGCCCGTCAACTTCCACGACGAAGGCCCTCTCTCGGCCTGGGCACGCAAGGACGCCTTCGACGTCGACACGCTCGTCGATGTCCTCGGCCATGCCGATTCCGCGATGCTCCAGTCGTCCTTCCAGCTGATCAAGCCCTTCTCGGGATATCAGAAATGGAAGAACGTGTTCGAGGGCAGTCTCGACGCGAAGGCCGCCGAAAGCATCGTCGCGCTCGAATCCTGGTTGAACGACAACGTCAACGTTCCCGGCGAGGCATATCGCGGATACGTGAAACTCTGCTACCACGACAACGCCATCAGGAACCGCCGTTTCGATTTCGACGGCATCGAGATCGACCTCGAAAACCTTTCCATCCCGGTCATGAACGTCATGGCCTCGAAGGATCACATCGTTCCGATCGAGTCTTCCCGGTGCCTCTCGCAACTCGTCTCGGGGCCGGTCACCGATCTCGTGATCGACGCGGGGCACATCGGCGTCGTCATGGGTCGCAAGGCCCGCGGCATGTTCGAATCCGTCGCGAAGTTTCACTCCACCGTCTGA
- a CDS encoding polyhydroxyalkanoate synthesis regulator DNA-binding domain-containing protein — translation MTQKQHGEGQGETILRKYPNRRIYDATRNTHVTLGEIADRIKAGERIRILDHKTGEDLTQVTMGQVLVETLKSRPDYLPLDLVTLMIRAQDNVVRDFLYNGLPQAFQGYLDQQRRLMSGMMMNPWLPGSFPTMSPFGSFFGASPQPQPQPQAPQPQTPPQQPTHGQAAQPVQSPAQPAPHADDSLREELQRLRREVEALKHAEKPGTVRRRKR, via the coding sequence ATGACACAGAAACAGCACGGCGAAGGCCAGGGCGAAACCATTCTCCGCAAGTATCCGAACCGCCGCATCTATGATGCGACGCGAAACACCCATGTCACGCTCGGCGAGATCGCCGATCGCATCAAGGCCGGCGAGCGGATTCGGATCCTCGATCACAAGACCGGCGAAGACCTCACGCAGGTCACCATGGGGCAGGTTCTCGTGGAAACGCTGAAATCCCGCCCCGACTATCTCCCGCTCGACCTCGTCACGCTGATGATCCGCGCGCAGGACAACGTCGTCCGCGACTTCCTCTACAACGGTCTTCCCCAGGCGTTCCAGGGATATCTCGACCAGCAGCGGCGCCTGATGTCCGGGATGATGATGAATCCCTGGCTTCCCGGAAGTTTTCCGACCATGTCGCCATTCGGAAGTTTTTTCGGCGCTTCTCCGCAGCCGCAGCCTCAACCACAGGCTCCCCAACCGCAAACGCCGCCTCAGCAGCCCACCCACGGCCAGGCGGCCCAGCCGGTTCAGTCCCCCGCCCAGCCCGCCCCGCATGCGGATGATTCGCTTCGCGAGGAACTCCAGCGACTCCGCCGCGAGGTCGAAGCCCTGAAGCACGCCGAGAAACCGGGGACCGTCCGCCGCCGCAAGAGGTAG
- a CDS encoding poly(R)-hydroxyalkanoic acid synthase subunit PhaE, with amino-acid sequence MTNPFDFGRNMMELWEKSMTETFERLTKDEQFLKSMSQVMSQSLDVRKHLGTQIESYLTSINMPSKSELDRMLCYLQRIEAKLLDLEDQFSEIRGEISALRPERPAKPKPSKRSSSSKKS; translated from the coding sequence GTGACGAACCCGTTTGATTTCGGCCGCAACATGATGGAACTCTGGGAAAAATCCATGACCGAAACCTTCGAGCGCCTGACGAAGGACGAGCAGTTCCTCAAATCCATGAGCCAGGTCATGTCCCAGTCCCTTGACGTCCGCAAGCACCTCGGCACCCAGATCGAGTCGTATCTGACCTCGATCAACATGCCTTCCAAGTCCGAACTCGACCGCATGTTGTGCTATCTCCAGCGGATCGAAGCCAAACTTCTCGACCTGGAGGATCAGTTCAGCGAGATCCGCGGTGAAATTTCCGCGCTGCGCCCCGAGCGGCCGGCGAAGCCGAAGCCGTCAAAACGGTCGTCTTCCTCGAAAAAATCCTGA
- a CDS encoding nitroreductase family protein translates to MSGASATFEAFAGLMSERRSVRQFRPDPVDPAIIERVVEAVRYSPSPTNRQCFRFIAVSDRLLLQSMSQDVLRRIDEIAGRLDEASAAAFRDYSKWFTFFDRAPVVLFGAYRSFASRLPSGENDRTLEGLAEIQAFGGAVHALLLGLHAVGLGSCWMSGPLVAENPLERLLRIEKPWRLGAVIPVGWPAVKPECPKKPAVRDILSGYPAE, encoded by the coding sequence GTGAGCGGTGCTTCCGCGACATTCGAAGCCTTCGCCGGGCTGATGTCGGAACGGCGGAGCGTGCGTCAGTTCCGCCCGGACCCCGTCGACCCTGCAATCATCGAACGCGTCGTCGAAGCCGTCCGGTATTCGCCCTCGCCGACCAACCGGCAGTGTTTCCGGTTCATCGCCGTTTCCGACCGCCTTCTGCTCCAATCGATGAGCCAGGACGTCCTGCGTCGGATCGACGAGATCGCCGGCAGGCTCGACGAAGCCTCGGCCGCGGCGTTTCGCGACTACTCGAAATGGTTCACCTTTTTCGACCGCGCGCCCGTCGTCCTGTTCGGGGCGTATCGAAGCTTCGCGTCCCGTCTGCCGAGCGGGGAGAACGACCGGACGCTCGAAGGCCTCGCCGAGATCCAGGCGTTCGGCGGGGCGGTGCATGCCCTGCTGCTCGGCCTGCACGCCGTCGGCCTCGGAAGCTGCTGGATGAGCGGGCCGCTGGTGGCGGAAAATCCGCTCGAGCGGCTTCTGCGCATCGAAAAGCCCTGGCGGCTGGGTGCCGTGATTCCCGTCGGCTGGCCGGCGGTGAAGCCGGAATGCCCGAAAAAACCGGCCGTCCGGGACATCCTGAGCGGCTATCCTGCAGAATGA
- a CDS encoding outer membrane protein transport protein: protein MSQDLKKWSVFLLFLVIVSLPGKVTGAGYMVREHGTTGLSSAFAGAHTGAHDLADTYFNPAALMLHKPGEAIISVLQLDPEVRFSLRGASTAGGTAVGGYPGGEDGAPTATIPALYASLADSKGWRFGLALNAPWGLSTKYTPTWVGRYYAIDSEMTSLAVMPVAGRKLDSKWLFAAGLNVQSVDAKLTNAVDYGTIAAGSGIPGAAPTTQDGVAEMTGDARDVGFVLGFICDISSRERAGLSYRSAVRHTLKGDCRFGFDAAGMAGAMNAATGIFSQTGARSDLTTPEILGVGYSRTCGASWTLMLDAAKTFWHRYGGLRVTFDNPAQPDSFTAEDWKDVWYTSLGAIYRPSSRLAWRVGVARDRSPIPDSRRTPRIPGSDSLQVALGAEYRTSDRMVISAGFMRIWYDDAPIDLRASAPGNLLRGNLSGDFTTGLDIYGVQASYTW from the coding sequence ATGAGCCAGGATCTGAAGAAGTGGTCCGTATTCCTTCTCTTTCTCGTCATCGTGTCCCTGCCCGGTAAAGTCACCGGTGCGGGATACATGGTCCGCGAACACGGCACGACCGGCCTTTCGAGCGCCTTCGCCGGGGCACATACCGGCGCGCACGATCTCGCCGACACGTATTTCAACCCGGCGGCTCTCATGCTTCATAAACCGGGCGAAGCGATCATCTCGGTGCTGCAGCTCGATCCCGAAGTCCGCTTTTCCTTGAGAGGGGCTTCAACGGCCGGCGGAACGGCAGTCGGCGGGTATCCCGGGGGCGAGGACGGAGCGCCCACGGCCACGATCCCGGCCCTCTACGCCTCACTTGCCGATTCGAAGGGCTGGCGTTTCGGCCTCGCCCTGAACGCCCCCTGGGGCCTCAGCACGAAGTATACGCCGACCTGGGTCGGCCGCTACTACGCGATCGATTCTGAAATGACCTCTCTGGCCGTCATGCCGGTAGCCGGCAGAAAACTCGACTCGAAGTGGCTGTTCGCCGCCGGGCTGAACGTTCAGTCCGTCGATGCGAAGCTCACCAACGCGGTCGATTACGGGACGATCGCCGCAGGCAGCGGCATTCCGGGCGCCGCGCCGACCACGCAGGACGGCGTCGCGGAAATGACCGGCGATGCCCGGGACGTCGGCTTCGTTCTCGGATTCATCTGCGACATCTCCTCCAGGGAACGCGCCGGTCTTTCGTATCGATCGGCCGTTCGGCACACCCTGAAGGGCGACTGCCGTTTCGGGTTCGACGCCGCCGGCATGGCGGGCGCGATGAACGCGGCAACCGGGATCTTCTCACAGACCGGCGCGCGCTCCGACCTCACGACGCCCGAAATTCTCGGCGTCGGGTACAGCCGCACCTGCGGCGCGTCCTGGACGCTGATGCTCGACGCGGCGAAGACGTTCTGGCATCGGTACGGAGGACTGCGGGTCACGTTCGACAACCCCGCGCAGCCTGATTCCTTCACCGCGGAAGACTGGAAGGACGTCTGGTATACCTCGCTCGGCGCGATCTACCGGCCGAGTTCGCGACTCGCCTGGCGCGTCGGCGTGGCCCGCGATCGTTCTCCCATCCCCGATTCGCGCCGCACGCCGCGCATTCCCGGTTCCGACAGCCTGCAGGTCGCTCTCGGCGCCGAGTATCGCACCTCCGACCGCATGGTGATCTCCGCGGGTTTCATGCGAATCTGGTATGACGACGCCCCGATCGATCTCCGGGCGTCAGCCCCCGGCAATCTCCTGAGGGGCAACCTGTCCGGCGACTTCACCACCGGTCTCGACATTTACGGCGTCCAGGCGTCATATACCTGGTAA
- a CDS encoding alpha/beta fold hydrolase: MSKQQGAAPVQDPRLQEDLARARKFVEYLQHAAAVGNRASDQQLAALGMAQTPCRTVYTEGTCRLFEYEVLGKPLDAPPIFMVYSFINRWYILDLQPGHSFIEALSKAGYKVYLLDWGIPGPENAQHGLAYYLERVALRAVRRVRRAEGGKKLTLFGYCLGGTCAAMMAALHPDEYANLVLLATPLEFTEGGLLTLWTNKDSFDPKKLADAFGCVPEKILHAPFPYLQARSTFAKPRILFENILDDTYLKNFKALDRWATDNVPFPGQTFVEIIRDCYQENLLSQNAMRIDGKTVDLRKITFPTLNLYATNDHVVSVECAERNPGILTNSKVTNRKYEATHFTLTVAHPIRETVWKDTMEWLSRNKPSNP, encoded by the coding sequence ATGAGCAAACAGCAGGGAGCAGCCCCCGTCCAGGACCCCCGTCTTCAGGAGGACCTTGCGCGGGCGCGGAAATTCGTCGAGTATCTTCAGCACGCCGCCGCCGTCGGCAACCGGGCCAGCGACCAGCAACTCGCCGCCCTCGGCATGGCCCAGACGCCCTGCCGTACGGTCTACACCGAAGGCACCTGCCGGCTGTTCGAATACGAGGTTCTCGGCAAGCCCCTCGACGCGCCGCCGATCTTCATGGTGTACTCTTTCATCAACCGCTGGTATATTCTCGATCTCCAGCCGGGACACAGCTTCATCGAGGCCCTGTCGAAGGCCGGATACAAGGTCTACCTCCTCGACTGGGGCATCCCCGGACCGGAAAACGCCCAGCACGGCCTCGCCTACTACCTCGAGAGGGTCGCCCTCCGCGCCGTCCGCCGCGTCCGCCGCGCCGAAGGCGGAAAGAAACTCACCCTTTTCGGATATTGCCTGGGCGGCACCTGCGCGGCAATGATGGCCGCCCTGCATCCCGACGAGTACGCAAACCTGGTTCTTCTCGCTACGCCGCTCGAGTTCACCGAGGGCGGCCTTCTCACGCTCTGGACCAATAAGGACTCGTTCGATCCGAAGAAGCTCGCCGACGCATTCGGCTGTGTGCCGGAAAAGATCCTGCACGCCCCGTTCCCCTACCTGCAGGCAAGATCGACGTTCGCGAAGCCGCGCATCCTGTTTGAAAATATATTGGATGATACATACTTGAAGAATTTCAAGGCCCTCGACCGATGGGCGACCGACAACGTCCCGTTCCCGGGCCAGACGTTCGTCGAGATCATCCGCGACTGCTACCAGGAGAACCTGCTCTCGCAGAACGCCATGCGCATCGACGGGAAAACCGTCGACCTGCGGAAGATCACGTTCCCGACGCTGAACCTGTATGCGACGAATGACCATGTCGTCTCGGTGGAGTGCGCCGAACGGAATCCCGGCATCCTCACCAACTCGAAAGTGACGAACCGGAAGTACGAAGCCACCCATTTCACCCTGACCGTCGCCCACCCCATCCGCGAAACCGTCTGGAAAGATACGATGGAGTGGCTGTCCCGCAACAAGCCTTCCAATCCGTGA
- the amrS gene encoding AmmeMemoRadiSam system radical SAM enzyme — protein MNRRRFLIDVCTAAAGISLGGLLLDGRAGSGLKAVSPERAQPEGPAGRHTYDRAAAEANLRALEAAGFSPRDAMYWSRTANGLIRCELCPRFCTLKPFERGLCRARISLENRLGTLVYGRPCSAAIDPIEKKPVFHFLPGSTAFSIATAGCLFGCRYCQNWQISQIGPEECEFYDLPPGRVVAEALANKCRSIAYTYTEPTIFYEYMLDTSKAARAAGLANIMISCGYINPEPLRELLPWLDVMKVDLKGFTERFYRSVCGGTLAPVLSTIERLAGSKTLVDIVTLVVPTLNDDPVTCSAMFRWLVEHAGPDISLFLSRFMPTYRLRSLPPTPPDTLERLRELAMQAGLRYVYLGNIPGHEGESTFCPGCKKRVVERFGYSIGEMHIRNGACAFCGTAIPGRWE, from the coding sequence ATGAACAGGCGCCGGTTTCTCATCGACGTCTGCACCGCGGCGGCAGGAATCAGCCTCGGCGGACTTCTCCTCGACGGCCGTGCCGGGAGCGGACTGAAAGCCGTTTCCCCGGAACGGGCCCAGCCCGAAGGGCCGGCGGGCCGGCATACCTACGACCGCGCCGCCGCCGAGGCGAACCTGCGCGCCCTCGAAGCGGCCGGCTTCTCCCCGCGTGATGCGATGTACTGGTCGCGCACCGCGAACGGACTGATCCGCTGCGAACTCTGCCCCCGTTTCTGCACGCTGAAGCCGTTCGAACGAGGTCTCTGCAGGGCGCGCATCAGCCTGGAAAACCGTCTCGGCACTCTCGTGTACGGCCGCCCCTGCTCGGCGGCGATCGATCCGATCGAAAAAAAGCCGGTCTTTCATTTCCTGCCCGGCAGCACAGCCTTCTCGATCGCGACGGCCGGGTGCCTCTTCGGCTGCCGCTACTGCCAGAACTGGCAGATCTCGCAGATCGGGCCGGAAGAGTGCGAGTTTTACGATCTCCCTCCCGGGCGGGTCGTCGCGGAAGCGCTTGCCAACAAGTGCAGGAGCATCGCCTACACGTACACCGAGCCGACGATCTTCTACGAGTACATGCTCGACACGTCGAAAGCGGCCCGCGCGGCCGGCCTCGCGAACATCATGATTTCCTGCGGCTATATCAACCCCGAGCCTCTCAGGGAGCTCCTTCCCTGGCTCGACGTCATGAAAGTCGACCTCAAGGGGTTCACGGAACGTTTCTACCGCTCCGTCTGCGGAGGGACTCTCGCGCCGGTTCTTTCGACGATCGAACGATTGGCCGGGAGCAAGACCCTCGTCGATATCGTCACGCTCGTCGTTCCGACGCTGAACGACGATCCCGTGACCTGCTCGGCCATGTTCCGATGGCTCGTGGAACACGCCGGCCCAGACATCAGCCTGTTCCTCTCACGGTTCATGCCCACCTACCGTCTTCGCAGCCTTCCGCCGACGCCGCCCGACACCCTCGAACGACTGCGGGAACTGGCGATGCAGGCCGGCCTTCGGTATGTCTACCTGGGAAACATCCCCGGCCACGAGGGAGAGAGCACCTTCTGCCCGGGCTGCAAAAAGCGCGTCGTCGAGCGGTTCGGGTATTCGATCGGGGAAATGCATATCAGGAACGGCGCCTGCGCTTTTTGCGGAACCGCCATTCCCGGCCGCTGGGAGTGA